One Phragmites australis chromosome 23, lpPhrAust1.1, whole genome shotgun sequence DNA window includes the following coding sequences:
- the LOC133905700 gene encoding putative disease resistance protein At5g47280 yields the protein MDRLLFDELAGEALRELLRAVRGTFLCRSTAERLRRSVEPLLPLVQDLGPHNQRTNGELGELAARIREALDLARRAASSPRWNVYRAAQLARRMEAADRGIARWLARHAPVHVIDGVRRLRDEAGARIERLERRVEEIAAAQQQTPPAMSVPVAPPPLKGSMVAMPPMEALPHKAMAMAMEMPPAKAGVMAMDVELPEEHAGDGMLGGGLKVGKEKVKEMVMSGGGGWEVVGISGMGGSGKTTLAMEIFRDHKVRGYFNDRIFFETISQSANLETIKMKLWEQISGNLVLGAFNQIPEWQLKLGPRDRGPVLVILDDVWSLAQLEELVFKFPGCKTLVVSRFKFPMLVTRTYEMQLLDEEEALSVFCRAAFDQECVPCTANKKLVKQVAAECRGLPLALKVIGASMRDQPPMIWLSAKNRLSRGEAISDSHETKLLDRMAASVERLSEKVRDCFLDLGCFPEDKRIPLDVLINIWMEIHDLDEPDAFAILVELSNKNLVTLVNDAQNKAGDLYSSYHDFSVTQHDVLRDLSLHMSGRDPLNKRRQLVMPRREESLPRDWQRNKDTPFEAQILSIHTGEMKESDWFQMSFPKAEVLILNFASNVYYLPPFIATMQNLKALVLINYGTTSATLDNLSAFTTLNGLRSLWLEKITLPPLPKTTIPLNSLRKISLVLCELNNSLRGSKMDLSVTFPRLSSLTIDHCIDLKELPSSICEISSLESISISNCHDLTELPYELGKLHCLSILRVYACPALWRLPPSVCSLKRLKYLDISQCINLTDLPEELGHLTSLEKIDMRDCSRLRSLPRSSSSLKSLGHVVCDEETALLWREAEQVIPDLRVQVAEESYNLDWLVD from the exons ATGGACCGGCTGCTGTTCGACGAGCTGGCTGGGGAGGCGCTGCGGGAGCTGCTGCGCGCGGTGCGGGGCACCTTCCTCTGCCGCTCCACCGCCGAGCGCCTGCGCCGGAGCGTCGAGCCGCTGCTCCCCCTCGTGCAGGACCTCGGGCCTCACAACCAGCGCACCAACGGGGAGCTCGGGGAGCTCGCGGCGCGGATCAGGGAGGCGCTCGACCTCGCGCGCCGCGCCGCGTCCTCCCCGCGCTGGAACGTGTACCGCGCCGCGCAGCTCGCGCGCCGGATGGAGGCCGCCGACCGCGGGATCGCTCGGTGGCTGGCGCGCCACGCGCCCGTGCACGTCATCGACGGCGTGCGCCGGCTGCGGGACGAGGCCGGCGCGCGcatcgagcggctcgagcgccGCGTCGAGGAGATCGCGGCAGCGCAGCAGCAGACGCCGCCGGCCATGTCCGTCCccgtcgcgccgccgccgcttaaGGGCTCCATGGTTGCTATGCCGCCGATGGAGGCGCTGCCGCACAAGGCCATGGCGATGGCGATGGAGATGCCGCCCGCCAAGGCCGGGGTGATGGCCATGGACGTGGAGCTTCCGGAGGAGCACGCGGGCGACGGGATGCTGGGCGGCGGCCTCAAGGTGGGCAAGGAGAAGGTGAAGGAGATGGTGAtgagcggcggtggcggctggGAGGTGGTCGGCATCTCCGGCATGGGCGGCAGCGGCAAGACCACGCTCGCCATGGAGATCTTCAGGGATCACAAGGTCCGAG GCTACTTCAACGATAGGATCTTCTTTGAGACGATCTCACAATCTGCGAACTTGGAGACCATCAAGATGAAGCTGTGGGAGCAGATCAGCGGCAACTTAGTGCTTGGTGCATTCAACCAGATCCCAGAATGGCAGCTCAAGTTAGGGCCGAGGGACCGAGGACCGGTCCTTGTTATCCTTGATGATGTGTGGTCTCTTGCACAGCTTGAGGAGCTCGTCTTCAAGTTCCCTGGGTGCAAGACTCTTGTTGTATCGAGATTCAAGTTTCCCATGTTGGTAACACGGACATATGAAATGCAGctgcttgatgaggaggaggcttTATCTGTCTTCTGCCGTGCTGCCTTCGATCAGGAGTGTGTTCCATGCACTGCTAACAAGAAATTGGTTAAGCAGGTCGCTGCAGAGTGTAGAGGGCTTCCTCTAGCTCTGAAGGTTATCGGTGCATCGATGCGGGATCAGCCTCCTATGATATGGCTTAGTGCCAAGAACCGGTTGTCACGAGGAGAGGCTATTTCGGATTCCCATGAGACCAAGCTCCTAGACAGAATGGCAGCAAGCGTTGAGCGCTTGTCAGAGAAGGTTAGAGATTGTTTCCTTGATCTGGGCTGCTTCCCAGAGGATAAGAGGATCCCTCTTGATGTGTTGATCAACATTTGGATGGAGATACATGATCTTGATGAGCCAGATGCTTTTGCCATCTTGGTTGAGCTTTCGAACAAGAACCTTGTTACCCTCGTTAATGATGCACA GAACAAGGCTGGAGATCTGTATAGTAGCTACCATGACTTCTCGGTGACGCAACATGATGTGTTGAGGGATCTGTCACTTCATATGAGTGGACGTGATCCTCTGAACAAGCGGAGGCAGCTGGTGATGCCAAGACGAGAAGAATCACTTCCAAGAGATTGGCAAAGGAATAAGGACACTCCGTTTGAAGCTCAGATTCTTTCCATTCATACAG GTGAAATGAAAGAATCTGACTGGTTCCAGATGAGCTTCCCCAAGGCAGAAGTGCTCATCCTCAACTTCGCCTCAAATGTGTACTACCTCCCACCATTCATCGCAACGATGCAGAACCTGAAAGCCTTGGTGCTGATCAACTACGGAACCACCAGCGCAACCCTTGACAATCTATCTGCCTTCACCACGCTCAACGGCCTGAGGAGCCTCTGGCTGGAAAAGATCACCCTCCCACCACTGCCAAAGACCACAATTCCACTGAATAGCCTGCGGAAGATCTCCCTTGTCCTCTGCGAGCTGAACAACAGCCTAAGAGGATCAAAGATGGACCTCTCAGTGACTTTCCCACGTCTATCCAGCCTCACCATTGATCACTGCATAGATCTGAAGGAGTTGCCATCTAGCATCTGTGAGATCAGCTCCCTTGAGAGCATCTCCATCTCAAACTGCCATGACCTCACTGAGCTCCCATATGAGCTGGGCAAGCTGCACTGCCTGAGCATTCTTCGGGTGTATGCCTGCCCGGCGTTGTGGCGGCTCCCGCCGTCGGTGTGCAGCCTGAAGAGGCTGAAATACCTTGACATATCTCAGTGTATCAACCTGACAGACCTCCCAGAGGAGCTTGGTCACCTGACAAGCCTGGAGAAGATTGACATGCGGGACTGCTCGCGGTTGAGGAGCCTCCCGAGGTCGTCCTCCTCCCTGAAGTCCCTCGGTCACGTCGTGTGCGATGAGGAGACAGCGTTGCTGTGGAGGGAGGCCGAGCAGGTCATCCCGGACCTCCGAGTGCAGGTGGCAGAGGAGAGTTATAACCTTGACTGGCTTGTAGATTGA